The nucleotide window GACCAGGCAATCATAAAGGGTGCTGCCGAGGCCGTTGTCTGATTCTCGGCTGGATGTCAGCTGGTTGACTGAGCCGCCGAAACGGGCGCTCAAGCCTTCATCGATATTAACCGTTCCCGGATGGGCCATTTTAAAAATGGAAACCGTCCCTTTCACTTCTCCTCTGTCGTTCCATACCCGCACATAATCCTGATCTTTCAAGCCTTTTTCGGCAGCGACGCTTTCGGCGATTTCCACTTTCAAATATGGTTCTGGCTGGAACAGGTGGAAATGTTGCGAATGGTTTGAACGCAGCGGATGAATCGTCAGCAATGTATAAGGGTATTTTTCAGCTAGCTCGGAATTGGTCCATTTTGTTTCGGTTGGCAGCGACAGCTTGATTTTTCCGTCCGCAACGGCGGATGAAGTGAATTCATACTTGCCGCTTGGCGTTTTGAAACTCCTGTCTGCCCAGGGAATTTTATCAACGGGAAGCTCAGCGAACTTTTCCACACGGATTTTATCAAGACTGATGCCCTTTTCAGTCAAAGCTGCAAGCCCCATGCCGATGAATTCTTCTCTGGTAAAATTAAATTCGTCCCCAAACCCTAATCTTGTTGCTAGTTCTTCCCAGATCCATGCGTCTGGCTTGGCCTCACCCGGCGGTTCTACAAGTTTTGGGCCATGGTTCACATAATGATGGTACATCGACGAATAATATACATCCTCCACTTCAAAAGCGGTCGCGGCTGGTAGAACATAATCAGCAAGTTCGGCTGTATCTGTCATGAACTGGTCAATCACGACGAGAGTTTCGAGCGATTCAAATGCCTTCCGAACCCGATTTGTGTCAGGAACCTGCGTCAGCGGGTTGCCGCAGGTGACGATCCCCATTTTGATTTCTGGATCCACAGCGCTAAGAATCCCCTCGGCCTGCCTCATCATCGTGAACGTGCGTGAAGCCTTCTTTTGTTCAGGCATCGCCATGTTCTGATAATCAAAGCTCTGCCCTACCTGTTTGTTGGCATAATTGGCTCCGCCGCCCGCAATTCCAATATTGCCGCTGACAGCGACCAGTGCGTCAAGAAGTCTAATCGTGTTGCCTCCATTTTCATAGCGCTGCATTCCAAGGCCCATGATCGTGGAAACCGGGCGGTCAGCATAAACCCCTGCAAGAAGGGTAATGATTTCGGCCGGAACCTCTGTCACTTGACTGATATATTCTAACGTCACGCTATCCAGCAGAGTCTTCAAGTCCTCGAACCCTACCGTCTGATTTGCCAAAAACTCAACGTCCTGCAGCTCCATCCGGAGCAACTCTTTCATGATGCCCGCCGCTAACAGCCCATCGAAGCCAGGCTTAATGGAGATATATTCATTCGCCAGCTTGGCAGTTGCATTATAAATAGGGTCAATTACATATATCTTCGTGCCATTTTTTTTCACAGCCTGGAGGTTCTGAAAAAGGTGCATATTCGTCCGGGCGACATTCCTGCCCCAGATGACGACATGTTTGCTATTTTCCAAATCCTCAGGTGCATGGCTGTACGCGTCACCGAAATCCCAGTTCTGTGCCTCAATACCAGAGCCCCAGCAGATTGAACCTGTCAATTCAGTCACTCCGCCATAAAGATTGAAAAAGCGGCTGTCTAAATTGGAAAGCAAACCACTGTTGGAGTAATCATGGCTGTGTAAAACGGAAATGGTACCAAAATTATCTTTATAATAGGCCAGTTTTTCAGCAATTTCACCTAACGCCTGCTCCCAGGAAATCTGCTGGAATCTGCCCTCGATTTTTTTCAGTGGATAGAGCAAGCGATCTTCTGAGTTCGCCCTGTTCTCAAGCATCCTGCCGCGGCCGCAAATTTTGCCCTGGGTAATAGGGTGCTCGGGGTTGCCTTCTACCTTTGTTACTTTTCCGTCCTCCACGGTAACAAGGAACCCGCAGCTGTCCCAGCAATTCAACGGACAGGCTGAATGATGTACTGTTGCCATTTCCTCATCTCCCCACTTCTTCTCTATATCGTTCATTAATTTTAATACTAAGGATAATACAATATTGATAAAAAAAGAAGCAGGATTATTCTCCCTGCTTCGATAAAACCTTCTTCACTTTTCGTGTGAACTCTTTTCTTGGAATTAAGACACTGTGCTCGCAGCCTTCACATTTGATTCGGATATCCATGCCAAGACGGATGATTTTCCACTTGTTGGTGCCGCAAGGATGTGGTTTTTTCATTTCAACAACATCATTCAGTTGAAACTCGTGCTCCAATTTCAAAACCTCCTTGTTTATTTACCGAATTCTTTCTGCTCTCCGCCTTCCTGGCGTGAGTACATGACCATACGAGGAAATGGAATTTCAATTCCATTTTCATCAAGAACTAGTTTGATGTCCTTGCGCATCTTTCTTCCAATATACCAATGCTTCATCGGAAGAGTTTCCGCAACAATCCGCAGGATGACTTCAGACGCTGCGAATTGCTGAACCCCTAAAAGCTCTGGCGTCTTGACGAGTTCAGGATATTTCTCAGTCGTTGTCTCGAGGTACTCCTGGATGACTTTTTCTGCGTGATCTATATCCCCTTCATAAGCAATGCCGATATCCAGGACAGCGACACTGTTATAAAGCGAAAAATTGGTGACTTCCACGATACTTCCGTTGGGCAAAATATTCATTTCCCCTGTAAAGTTTTTAATCTTCGTCGTCCGCAGCCCGATTTCCTCCACAGTTCCTTCAAATTGGCCAATTCTTACATAATCTCCTACCGAGAATTGGTCTTCGAAAATAATGAAGAAGCCGGTGATGATGTCTTTCACGAGACTTTGTGCACCGAAGCCGACTGCCAAACCGACAATCCCGGCACCGGCAAGCATCGCCTTTACATCAATTGTCAGCGCTGCAAGAATGGACATAATCGCAATAAAATAGACAACATATGATAGCACATTTTCCAGCAATTTCATTAAGGTAGCTTCACGCCGTTCCGTAATCCGGAGAGGTCCTCTCGTCCTGACCTTAAAGAAGTTGCGGATTGCAATCTTTCCGACTCGGATAAACAAGCCAGTTATGATCAGGATTGCAATGATTTTCAAAACACCTTCCCCAATTGCAAACCAAAGCTTATCGTCCGTGAGTTGATTGCTTATATTATTTAAAACTTTCTGCGTCCTTGTCAGACTCTCTTCTGCTTTCGTCATTTTTTTCACCTGCCCGTAAAATTCATCCATCTATCAAACGTTATGTAACAAAGTAGAAGATTTCATACAAACACATCCATTTTAACAAGTTTTATAATGTAGTTAAAGAAGAGTGTTTGCCTGATGGCATAACAACATTTAAAAAGGTTGATTCCTCTCCTTTTATTGGAGTTGATGACGCAAAATATTGTTTTTACTCCTGTTGATTGTAGTGGAAGGTGCGTAGACTCCTCCAAAAATGCTAACGCATTTCCATCGTGCGTGGGCTAATTCGAGGAAGCTATTCAGTGTCCTGCGGGCTTGCTTAGCTGGTCAGGTGAGACCTAGGTGAAATGATTCACGTGAGGAATCATTTGCACCCCGCAGGAGCATAGCGACGATGAGGCTCAGCGCCAGCCCCAAGGAAGAATTGCTTATGAAAAAGACGGCAGTTGGTCTTTTTCATATTCTTCCAGCGGAAAGCGAAGCTCCTGGAACGAAAATCAACAGCCTTGTTCAACAGAATCATTTCATTATATTAATATAACATCAACACTTTTTAAAAGGGCCCATAACATCAAAAACCTTCGTTGGTAAAAATAAGACCTTATACCTCTATAAAAGATTCACTGCTCCAAAAGACCCTGTTTAAATCTTTCTGTTTACAGGTATGTATAGATTACAAAAAAAGTCCGTATACTGATAGTACGAATTTTAAGGAGTTGATCCAATGAATCTCAAAAACCATTTTTTCGAGCGGAAAAACAGTGTGGCGAAAATCAATCATGAGGATGAGCTGGCGGCCGAAAAGCTGGCTTCTGAAATCCTGGACCTTCTTCCTAACTTCAGTGCCAGGCCCATTGTTTTTGTCTGCATTGGAACTGACCGCTCCACCGGTGATTCATTGGGTCCGCTGATCGGAACACTGCTGGAAGAAAAGGATATCGCTCCATATCATGTGTATGGGACGCTCGATGATCCGATACATGCTGTCAATATGGATGCCAAGCTGACGGAAATCAAGCAAAAGCACTTTAATCCATTCATAATCGGCATAGACGCATGTCTTGGACGTTTGAAAAGCGTCGGCTCGATCCAGGTTGCCAATGGGCCTGTCAAGCCAGGTGCCGGTGTGAACAAGGAACTGCCGGAAGTCGGGGATATGCATATTACAGGAATTGTTAATGTCAGCGGTTTTATGGAGTTCTTCGTTTTACAGAACACAAGATTGAATCTCGTGCTAAAAATGGCCAAAACGATTGCGAACGGCATTTTCGAAAGCAGCCAGCAACGATCCAGGAAACAGGATTGGCCAAAGCTGAATTGGGACCTTGAAGCTGAACAGCCTACGGTTGTGGAATGACGATAGTGTAAAACGCCGGGAGATGATCTCCCGGCGTAATTTTATGCCAAAATGGCAATCCACAACCTTTAAGAGCGTGACATTCAATAGAGCATCCAGAGTTTAGCGGCGAGAGCAAACTAGGATCTCGCGCTTCAAACTCCGATCATATAATGCGAAATCATGACAAGTACAGCTGTAACCAGTATGCCGGGCAGGAGGTTCGCTACCCTGATTTTAGTCAGGCCAATCATGTTCAAACCGATGGCAAAAATCATCACCCCTCCTGTTGCGGTCAGCTCAAGGATGAAGCTGTCCATCAATGCCTGCGGAATCAGCTTATCGATTTGCGTTGCAAATAATGCGATACTTCCCTGATAGATCACGACTGGTATCGCTGAAAAAAGCACCCCAATACCAAGTGTGGTAGTGAGGATTAGTGCCGTGAAGCCGTCAATGATCGCTTTGGTATATAAGACGTCATGGTCGCCTCGGATCCCGCTGTCAAGTGCCCCGATAATCGCCATTGCCCCAATGACAAAAATCAACGTCGCGGTGACAAACCCCTGGGAAATGCTGCCCTCTCCTTTTGAGCCTATCTTACTTTCAAGCCAGTCCCCGACTGCATTCAGCTTATCCTCAAGCTTCCATGCCTCCCCAAGCACTGCACCGATTACCAGACTTAAGATGACGATCAGGAAATTGGCGCTCTTAAAGCCCATCTGCAGGCCCAGCACCATAACGGCAAGCCCGATGGCATGCATGACGGTGGCTTTCATATTTTCAGGTATTTTCGTCAGCAGCCTGCCCAATAAGGTTCCGATGATGATCAATAAACCATTCACCATGGTGCCAAGTAAAAACATATTGTTCACCTATTTTCAGTTTTAGTTATGTAAGGCTTTTTTCGCATTAAGTGTTGCTATGCAACTCCGTGATGAATAGTTGAAAGCAATAAGGGTGGGTGAAAGCAACAAAACGCACGAAAAGCCTATGTAAAAAAAGAAGCCATCAAAATGATAGCTTAGGAATTTTGCTTGTCTAATAATTCAAGGATTCGCTCCAGATCATCTTTAGAGAAAAACTCAATTTCAATTTTCCCCTTGTTTTTTGATTGCTTGATGTTAACCGTGGTGCCAAAGCGTTCACGAAGCGAGGTTTCCCGCTCGCGGATGAATACGTCCTTGGTCACTTTTTCGGTTTTTGTTTCACGTGGAACGACCTCGTTCATTTCCTGGATAAGCTGTTCAAGCTGGCGTACATTCATGCCTTCTTTAAGGATTTTATCGACAAGGACAGAAAGCTTGTCTTTCTTTCTTAAACCAAGAAGCGCACGGCCGTGCCCCATTGAGATTTTTCCTTCTGAAATAAGCTGCTGGATTTTCGGCGGCAGCGACAGCAACCGGATATGGTTTGCCAGGTGCGGCCGGCTTTTGCCCAGTCTTTTCGCCAGCTCTTCCTGTGTGAGCTTCAGCTTCTCAATCAAAGTTTGGTAGGCAATTCCCTCTTCAATCGGATTCAAATCTTCGCGTTGAAGGTTTTCCAGCACCGCAAGCTCCATCATTTGCTGTTCATTCAGCTCACGGACGACTGCCGGTACGGTTTCCAGCTTGGCTTCTTTTGCGGCACGGTAACGCCTTTCCCCTACTACGATTTCATAGCCTTTAATCGTTTTCCTGAGAATGATTGGCTGGAGGATTCCATGCTCCTGAATGGAAAGCTTCAATTCCTCGATCGCTTCTGGTTCAAAAACTTTTCGTGGTTGATATGGATTTGGTCTGATTTCCTTAATGCTTATTTCCTGGACCTTTTCTTCCTTTTCCGCTTCCATATTGAAGAAAGCATTCAATCCCTTACCTAAGCCTTTAGCCATTTGCAACCACTTCCTTTGCAAGATCTAAATAAACCTCTGCTCCGCGGGATTTTGGATCATAAATGATAATGGGCTCTCCATGGCTGGGAGCTTCACTCAGACGGACGTTCCTGGGAATGATCGTCTGGTAAACCTTGTCCTGGAAGTACTTCTTCACTTCCTCAATCACTTGCAGACCAAGATTCGTACGTGCATCCAGCATCGTCAGCAAGACACCTTCAATCTTCAAATCCTGGTTCAAATGCTTCTGCACCAGACGAACCGTATTCAGTAGCTGGCTCAGTCCTTCAAGCGCATAATACTCGCATTGTACAGGAATGATGACCGCATCAGAAGCTGTCAAAGCATTCAGGGTCAATAGTCCAAGTGATGGCGGACAGTCTATGATAATATAATCAAATCGGTCTTTTACTTCCTCAAGAGCCCGCTTCAGGCGAACTTCCCTCGAAATGGTAGGTACAAGCTCAATTTCCGCCCCAGCCAGCTGGATAGTTGCGGGAATCGTATATAGATTCTCAACCGCGGTAGGATGGATTACCTTGCCCGCTTCCACATCATCTACGAGCACATCATAAATGCATTGTTCAACATCCGCTTTTTCTATGCCTACACCGCTCGTCGCATTTCCCTGAGGATCTGTATCGACAAGCAGCACTTTTTTCCCTATGTATGCCAGGCATGCACCGAGATTCACCGATGTCGTCGTCTTGCCGACTCCACCCTTTTGATTCGCAATCGCGATGATTTTTCCCACATTGTCACCTTCTTTCAAACCCATAAAAATCCTATTCAGCTTTTCCAAGCACATACGTAAAATAAGGCTTTTTCCAGCACCACGCCGAAAAAAGCAATCATGTATTCTATTTTATCATGAATTCTGACAGTTGATAGAATTTTTATGAAAAAGTAATACCACTGTGAAAATAGTAAACTAGTATTGGTTTCCAGAGTGTTATCGTTATGTGAACGGGATAAGGGCTTTCTGCTAAAAAACAAAAAAGCAGGAGACAGCTTGTCCCCCACTTTCAATAGTTATTTCTTCTTTGGAATACGGATTGTGAATTGGTAAAACTCTTCAAACTCTTCTTCTTCCGAGTCGAGATTGATGCCGCTGTCAGAAACCATGCTCAGCGATTGGCGGATTGTATTGACGGCAATCCTCATGTCCTTGCTGAATGCTTTCCGCTTTGGTTTTGGTTTTTCTTCCCCTTGACTAAGGAGCTTGACGACACGTTCTTCCGTTTGCTTGACATTGAGGGATTTTTCGATGACCTCAGCCAGCACCTGTACCTGCAATTCAGGGTTTTTCAATGGAATGAGTGAACGTGCATGCCGCTCTGTGATCAATTTATTTAAAAGTGCATCCTGGACTTCCTGGGGAAGCTTCAGCAACCGCAGCTTATTTGCAACTGTCGATTGTCCTTTCCCAAGCCTTTGGGCCAATGCTTCCTGTGTGAGATTATGGATTTCCAGCAATTTCCCATAGGCCATCGCCTCTTCAATCGGTGACAGTTCCTCCCGCTGAAGATTCTCTATCAAAGCCACAGATGCCGTTTCGGAATCAGACAGGTTATTAACGATTGCCGGAACTTCTTCCCACTCAAGCTTTTTCATTGCCCGCCAGCGGCGTTCCCCGGCAATGATTTCAAATCGATCTTGGTCGTATTCCCGTACGACGATTGGCTGGATTACTCCATGTATGTGAATGGTACGGGCCAATTCTTCAATCTTTTCATCATCAAAAACAGTTCTTGGCTGGTATCTGTTTGGAATAATATGGTCAATCGGAATTTTTTTGATTTCTTCGTTTTCTATGTTGTCAAAATCCTCAACCGTTTGTTCTTCCATTTGGTTCGGTTCTTCCACTTGGTTCCGTTCTTTTTCCTTTTCTCCAAGGCCAAAAAAGCGCGAAAAAGAAGGCTTCATCACCCTACACCACCTTTATGAACTCCCTATTACATATTCTCTATAAAAATGACAAGTTCCTGCTTATAGACTCTATTATAAACTAAAATCATTTTTCAAAATAGACCAAAAAGCGTATGCGCATTGATCAGCCCCGACAGGCATAAGACGCCCTGCGAGGAGGCAGTTTCCCAGCCAGGCGACTGCGCTGAATAAACTGCCTTGCAAGCCTTGCGACGCGGCGGCAGCCGTGGGAGCAGCCTCTTCTTCGAAAAGTCCTCCCAAAATGACCCGAGCTGCTCAAAGAAGTATAATCAAGGCTGTAAACTGGCTATGCGCAGAAGCTGGATTAGACAAAAAGCGCAAGCCAGCACGTTTGATATCTGTATTTCGATAAACTCTGCACTCCTGACGGGCGTCAGGGGTGCGCGATCAGGAGCAGCATCGTTATTCTATTGGCGTTTTATTCGGAGTCCCTGGTTTTCTCGGGTACTTCTTAGGTGTTGGCTTTTGTTTGTTTATGATTAAAATATTGCGTTCACTTTTTTCTACTGGCAAAGTGAAAGAATGCGAAGATTCAAGTTTTCCTCCAAGAACGGAGATCGCTTTTTCCCCGGCCTGGAGTTCTTCCCCAGCCTGATTGCCCTTCATGGCGATAAAGGTTCCGCCTACTTTCGCAAGAGGAAGGCAAAGTTCACTCAGTACGGACATTCTTGCGACGGCCCTCGCCATCACCACTTCATATTTTTCACGATATGCCGGGTTTTGCCCGAAAGTTTCTGCGCGGTCATGGATGAAGGTTGTTCCCTCGAGACCCAGTTCCTTGGAAAGCTGTTCAAGAAACGTGATCCGCTTATTCAGGGAATCGACGATCGTGACCCTGATTTCTGGAAAAGCAATTTTTATCGGAATGCTCGGGAAGCCGGCACCGGCTCCAACATCGCACAAATCGAGCGGCTTATTGAAATCAAAATAGAAAGCGGCTGAAACGGAATCATAAAAATGCTTCAAGTACACATCCGGCTTTTCCGTAATCGCAGTTAAATTCATTTTTTCATTCCACTCGACGAGCATTTGGTAATATGTTTCATATTGCTCCATTTGCCTCTGGGAAAGCTCAATCCCCTTTTCAGCGAGCAACGATTTAAATTGATTTGTATTCATAAGCCAACCCTTTCTGATGGTTACTACTTGATCCGTGCAATGCGTCCCTGTTCGAGATACACGAGCAGGATGGAAATATCCGCAGGGTTTACACCTGAGATTCTCGATGCCTGTGCCAAAGTCAATGGCTGGACCTCTTTCAGTTTTTGTCGCGCTTCTGTCGCCAGTCCTGAAATCGCATCATAGTCGATATTTTCCGGGATTTTCTTATCTTCCATCTTCTTCAGCCTCTCAACCTGCTGAAGTGATTTTTCGATATATCCCTCATATTTAATTTGAATTTCTGTTTGTTCTTCTGTGTCGAAATCGAGCTCTCCATCGGCAGGAACGAGCTGCTTGATATGCTCATATGAAACTTCCGGACGCTTCAGGAGGTCTGAAGCACGGATTCCATCTTTCAACTCACTGCCGCCCAGCGAACGGATTAATTCCTGGACCTCAGCTGAAGGTTTGATGATGATGGACTGAAGTCGTTTCTTCTCCGCATCGATTGCCTCTTTTTTCGCCAGGAACTTCTGGTATCGTTCTTCTGTGATCAGACCAATTTCGTAACCCTTTTCGGTTAAGCGAAGATCGGCATTGTCGTGCCGCAGAAGCAGGCGGTACTCCGCTCTCGATGTCAGCAGACGGTACGGTTCATTCGTTCCTTTTGTCACGAGATCATCAATCAATACGCCAATATAGGCATCGGCACGGCTGAGGATGACTTCTTCCTTGTCCAGTGCCTTTCTGCCGGCATTGATTCCGGCCATGATTCCCTGTCCGGCAGCCTCTTCATAACCTGAAGTACCATTGATTTGGCCAGCAGTATAAAGATTTTTGATCAATTTAGTTTCCAATGTCGGCCATAGCTGCGTCGGTACAACCGCATCATACTCAATTGCATAGCCGGCACGCATCATCTGGACTTTCTCAAGACCAGGGATTGTCTGTAGGATTTTGTGCTGGACCTCTTCTGGCAAGCTGGTTGATAGTCCCTGCACATACACTTCCTGAGTGTTCCTTCCTTCTGGCTCAAGGAAAATCTGGTGGCGCGGCTTGTCATTGAAGCGGACGACCTTATCCTCGATGGATGGGCAATAGCGCGGCCCAGTCCCCTTGATCATTCCGGAATACATCGGTGAGCGGTGTAAATTGTCATCAATCAGCTGATGTGTATGCTCATTCGTATATGTCAGCCAGCAAGGAAGCTGATCAGTAATGTATTTCGTCGTTTCATAGGAAAAAGCACGGTGTACATCATCACCAGGCTGTATTTCTGTTTTAGAATAATCAATCGTGTCGCTGTGAACCCGCGGCGGCGTGCCTGTCTTGAAACGGACAAGGTCAAAGCCAAGCTCTTCAAGATGCTCCGAAAGCTTGATCGACGGTTGCTGGTTATTCGGGCCGCTTGAATACTTCAACTCACCAAGGATGATTTCCCCGCGCATATACGTCCCCGTCGTGATGACGACTGTTTTCGCACGGTAAATGGCTCCAGTCTGAGTAATGACCCCTTTACATTCACCATCTTCGACAATCAGGCGCTCCACCATGCCCTGTATCAATGTGAGGTTTTTCTGATTTTCAAGCGTCTTCTTCATTTCATTCTGATAATCAAATTTATCGGCCTGGGCCCGCAATGCACGTACTGCAGGTCCCTTGCCGGTATTAAGCATCCTCATCTGGATGTAGGTTTTATCAATATTGCGTCCCATTTCGCCGCCAAGAGCGTCAATTTCGCGCACAACAATTCCCTTTGCAGGTCCGCCGATTGACGGATTGCACGGCATGAACGCAATCATATCTAGATTGATGGTAATCATCGCTGTTTTTGCACCCATCCGCGCCGGCGCAAGAGCTGCCTCAACACCCGCATGACCGGCACCCACTACAACCACATCAAAATTCCCGGCTTCATAACCCATCCTGCTGCCTCCTTTTATGCTGCTTATAAGCTAGCCACTGTAAAAATCCATAGTCATATTGTTCTATGAAAAATTTTACTGTTTTCCAGTAACGTACTATATAGAAAATTTTCGTGAAATAATTTATTTATTTATTTATTTGTTTTTTAAAATTACTTTCCTAGACAGAACTGGGAAAATAACTGGTCAATCAAGCTTTCATGAACACTTTCACCAATGATTTCGCCAAGAAGCTCCCATGCACGGGTCAAGTCAATCTGGACGATATCGATTGGCGTTCCCATTTCCACGCCGCTGATCGCTTCTTCAATCGAATGAGCAGCCTGGTTGAGCAATGCGATATGGCGGCTGTTGGATACATAAGTCAAATCCCCTGACTCAATCGCACCTGAAAAGAACAAAGTTGAAATCGCTTCTTCAAGCTGGTCCACACCCTGATCTTCCAGCAGCGAGGTCGTAACAAGCGAATATGGCTTCGCAAGCTCCCTCACTTCAACCATATTGATTTTCTGCGGGAGATCGGTTTTGTTGACGATGACAATGACATCCATGCCTTCGACAGCTTTAAAGATGTTCTGATCCTCTTCCGAAAGCTCATCCGAATAGTTCAGAACGAGCAAGATCAAATCCGCTTCTTTCAGAACCTGGCGGGACCGCTCGACACCAATTCGTTCGACGATATCCTCCGTCTCACGGATTCCTGCTGTATCAAGAAGCCTTAATGGAACACCGCGAACATTGACATACTCTTCGATGACATCACGCGTCGTTCCTGGAATATCTGTAACAATCGCCTTATTTTCATGAACAAGGCTATTCAATAAAGAGGATTTACCTACATTAGGCCGGCCTACAATGACAGTGGAAAGCCCTTCCCTGAGGATTTTCCCTTGCTGCGAGGTTTGCAAAAGCTTTTCAAGCTCAGCTTTTACATAGTTCGCTTTTTCCAAAAGCATATGATGCGTCATTTCCTCGACATCGTCATACTCTGGATAGTCGATATTCACTTCGACATGCGCTAGAATTTCGAGAATTTCCTGGCGCAGCTTCTGGATCAGTCTTGAAAGGCGCCCCTCCATCTGGCCAAGTGCCATATTCATCGCCCGATCCGTTTTCGCCCTGATCAAGTCGATGACTGCCTCTGCCTGGGAAAGATCGATCCGTCCATTTAAAAAAGCCCGTTTTGTAAATTCTCCTGGCTCCGCCAGTCTCGCACCCTGATTCAGGACAAGCTGGAGCACACGGTTTACAGAAACAAGACCCCCATGGCAGTTGATTTCGACTACATCTTCTTTAGTGAACGTTTTCGGCCCCCTCATGACGGAGACCATTACTTCTTCAGCAACTTGTCCAGTTTTCGGTTCAATCAGATGGCCATAATGAATCGTATGCGTAGCCGCCTCGCTAAGCCTCTTGCTTCCAACACCTCTGAACAATCGGTCTGCTATTTCGAATGCCTGATCCCCGCTCAAACGGACAATCGCGATCGCACCTTCACCCATCGGCGTAGAGATCGCCGCAATCGTATCAAATTCCACATGCTTCACCCCACTTTTTTTAAAAAAATAATATATATAAAAAGATTGAAGTTTGTTTTCTACAAATTACTAGAATAACACATCAGTTTAGCGAAAAAAAGAAAGGAATTTTCTCTATCGCCAAATTATCCACAACAAATAAAATAAACTCTTTTAATTTTAACTTATCCACATGTGAATAACAATAAAACCAGGCGAGGAAATTTTGCATTGTGGAAAAACTCACGGGGAAATTCATAAGGATTTTCTGCCATTCGAAAAACTGGTAAAAACCGCGGCAAATTTCCAAGTCGCCAATAAAAACTGATTTTCGCCAGAAAACAGCTCATAATCGCCAATATAATTAAATTTTCGCCAATAAACATATTAGGCAGATCATAATCGTGATCTAAACATGATTATTCAAGTCAGATTAAGCTGCCAGGGTTCATTTTTTCATAAAATAACAACAAAAAAACCCGAACCTGGACCAGGTTCGGGTTACATTTCTTTATTTAGACGGTGCGATCACAATATGCCTGTGCGGCTCTGTGCCGTCTGAAAAAGTTTTGATTTTCTTGTTTGACATCAATGCAGTATGAATCACTTTGCGTTCATACGAAGGCATCGGTTCAAGCGCGACGTTTTGTCCGGTTCTTACTGCTTTTTGTGCCAGGCGTTCAGCCAGCTGGACGAGTGTATCGTTCCGGCGCTGACGGTAATCCTCCGCATCAAGTACCACAGTAGCGTACTGATCAGAATATCGGTTTACCACGAGCTGCGTTAAAAATTGCAGCGAATTCAGTGTTTGGCCTCTTTTTCCGATCAGCAAAGCGATTTTTTCACCTGACATCGTCAATAGGACTGTTTTTCCTTCTTTTTTCACATCCACGTCAATGGATGCACCCATTTTTTCGCCAACCGATTTCAAATAATTTACGGCTTCTTCAACAGCATCGA belongs to Mesobacillus sp. AQ2 and includes:
- the jag gene encoding RNA-binding cell elongation regulator Jag/EloR encodes the protein MKQVTATGQNVDEAVESALAQLKTTKDRTEIDVIDEGKKGIFGLFGTRPAVVKVTVKIDAVEEAVNYLKSVGEKMGASIDVDVKKEGKTVLLTMSGEKIALLIGKRGQTLNSLQFLTQLVVNRYSDQYATVVLDAEDYRQRRNDTLVQLAERLAQKAVRTGQNVALEPMPSYERKVIHTALMSNKKIKTFSDGTEPHRHIVIAPSK